The following proteins come from a genomic window of Flavobacterium crocinum:
- a CDS encoding DUF5694 domain-containing protein, translating to MKKIIVLLALITFNMTSAQTKKKQILLVGTFHYANPGLDVAKLNSFDILSDKSQKELEIMSDKIKKFGPDKIFVEWEFNEQADLDKLYNKNTDSLFKNNKNEITQLALRTAKKLNHKKLYGMNLYTSFPYDSLLMSMEKANQKDLLKKSDETKKRNEKDHNERIAKSSLQELMLYYNTKQAENRNIQWYLEVANRAGNPDDFTGASLVSNWYKRNLYMYSLIQKLTESTDNKIMILVGAGHAALIREFIAHDPTFEIVDLSTVLK from the coding sequence ATGAAAAAAATTATTGTATTACTAGCTCTTATTACATTTAACATGACATCTGCTCAAACTAAGAAAAAGCAGATTCTGTTGGTTGGAACATTTCATTATGCCAATCCTGGCCTTGATGTTGCTAAACTAAACAGTTTTGATATCTTGTCTGATAAAAGCCAAAAAGAACTCGAAATAATGAGTGACAAAATCAAAAAATTTGGTCCAGATAAAATATTTGTAGAATGGGAATTTAACGAACAAGCCGATTTAGATAAGCTTTACAATAAAAATACCGACAGTCTTTTTAAAAATAACAAAAACGAAATAACACAACTGGCACTTCGTACGGCTAAAAAACTGAATCATAAAAAATTATACGGAATGAATCTCTATACTTCTTTCCCTTATGACAGTTTACTGATGTCAATGGAAAAAGCAAACCAGAAGGATTTATTGAAAAAAAGCGATGAAACAAAAAAAAGAAATGAAAAAGATCATAATGAAAGAATCGCAAAAAGCTCATTACAAGAACTCATGTTGTATTACAATACAAAACAAGCAGAAAATAGAAATATCCAATGGTATTTGGAAGTAGCCAACAGAGCTGGTAACCCAGATGATTTTACCGGAGCTTCTTTAGTTTCAAATTGGTACAAAAGAAACTTGTACATGTATTCTTTAATTCAGAAATTGACTGAAAGTACAGATAATAAAATAATGATTCTAGTCGGCGCT